Sequence from the Paenibacillus tundrae genome:
GGCCGATTTTGCTAAATTGGGAATACGTCATGCCACATTCTTCACATCGAAGGGATTGAGCAGGTGGTGTTCCTGCGGATCCACCCTTACCAGATGGGTCGAAATCGAGCAGACCGGACAACAAGTTATGAATGGAAAATCCACCTGCTGTTCCGGGAATCATTTCCCCTTTTTCACGAGCACACGACTCGCAGATATGAAATTCCGTCTTCTCTCCGTTCACGATCTTCGTAAAATGAAGTGTAGCCGGACGATTATTGCATTCTTGGCAAAGCATTGATGTACCTCCTTTGATCCCGATAGTTTCATTTACCGAGCAAAGATATTAACATCGCCTTCAACATTCTGGCACGAATTTGATCCCGGTAAGGAAGTTTGACCAAAATAATTTCTCTCGATACAGCCGCCCGCATCAACCCCGCCTCTCGTTTGCTCAAGAAACGTGCTTCCTCAAGTTGGTAGATTAGACCTTCGGCAGCAGTCTGCCCGATCTCATCTCCAATACTATGATGCAAATGGTTATGCAGTGCTGAGTGAGCAGGTAGTTCAATCCGTTGAATACGTACATAACCACCGCCACCGCGTTTGCTTTCCACCAGATAACCCTTCTCAAGGGTAAACCGGGTGCTGATGACGTAATTAATCTGAGAAGGCACGCATGAGAA
This genomic interval carries:
- a CDS encoding UvrB/UvrC motif-containing protein, encoding MLCQECNNRPATLHFTKIVNGEKTEFHICESCAREKGEMIPGTAGGFSIHNLLSGLLDFDPSGKGGSAGTPPAQSLRCEECGMTYSQFSKIGRFGCSSCYKYFDSRLDPLFKRVHGSTSHVGKVPARAGGRIKVKRQIADLKRTLQESITQEEFEEAAQIRDQIRELEKEIAQE
- a CDS encoding CtsR family transcriptional regulator; this translates as MRNISDIIEQYLKSILHESPEGMVEIQRNDLADQFSCVPSQINYVISTRFTLEKGYLVESKRGGGGYVRIQRIELPAHSALHNHLHHSIGDEIGQTAAEGLIYQLEEARFLSKREAGLMRAAVSREIILVKLPYRDQIRARMLKAMLISLLGK